In bacterium, the DNA window GATGATGCGGCGCGAGGGGTTCGAGCTCTCGGTCTCCCGGCCCGAGGTGGTGACGAAGACGGAAGGCGGGGCGGTCCTTGAACCGGTCGAGGCGCTCTTCGTGGACATTCCCGACGCGTATCTCGGGGCCGTGACGCAGGCGTTGGGGATCCGGCGGGCGAAGATGACGAAGATGATCAACCCGGGGCAGGGCCGCGTGCGGATCGAATACCGCATCCCGTCGCGGGGGCTGATCGGCTTCCGTTCGGAGTATCTCACCCTCACCCGCGGCACCGGCCTGCTGAACCACCTCTTCGACGGCTACGACCCGTGGCAGGGGCCGATCCCCGAGCGGATCAACGGGGCGCTCGTCTCCGATCGGGTGGGGCGCACCACGGCGTACGCCATCTTCCACCTGCAGTCGCGCGGGACGTTCTTCATCGGGGAGGGGGAGCAGGTGTACGAGGGGATGATCGTGGGCGAGAACACGCGTCCCGTGGACATGGACATCAACATCACGAAGGAGAAGAAGCTCACGAACATCCGCGCCGCCGGCACCGACGAGGCGTTGCGGCTGGTCCCGCACCGGATCCTCTCCCTCGAGTCGGCCCTCGAGTTCATCAACGAGGACGAAGTGGTCGAGATCACCCCCACGTCGATCCGCATGCGGAAGAAGATCCTCGACGCCGGGAAACGGCCCCGCCGCAAGGAGTAGCTTCCCGCACATGCCCTGATGCATCGGCGCCCGGATCCAGGGATCCGGGAGACGCCGCACCAGGTGTGACGCAAGGCGAATCCGCCCGGGCCAAGCCCTGGCGGGTACCGCCTCTTTTTTTTCGTGGTCCGTCCCCCCGGCGATATATAATGAATCATTCCTGACAGGAGGAGTCCACCGATGCCGACGCCGGCCAGAACCGCTCCGAAAAACGGAAACGCGGGAAGCGCGCTCACTCGCGCGCTGCGATTCGAGAAGACCGGGATGCGCTACTTCACCTCGGCCGCGCAGAAAGCGACCGACGGGTTCGCACAGCGCGTCTTCGCGCTCCTGGCGGACATGGAACGGAGGCATTACGAGGACATCCAGGCGATCGCGAAGAAACTGGAGGAGGACGGGAAGTTCCCCGTCGTCTCCGCCGTGAGCAGCGAGGGCCGGATGCGCCTCTTCAAGCGGGAATACGGCCGGATCAAGAAGGAAAAGACGATCACCGGGGACGCCGCGGCGGCGATGCGCAAGGCCCTTGGATTCGAGGCCGTGGGACGGGAGATGTACACCCGCATGTCCGCAAAATCCTCGAACCGGCAGGAGAAGGCGTTCTTCGGGATCCTCGCCTCCGAGGAGCAGAAGCATTTCGACATCGTCTACGAATACCTCGATTTCCTCGAGGACTCCGGGCTGCGGATGCGGGAGTAGCCGCGATCCGAAATGAAGGAGTCGCGATGAAAAGGGAACGTTCACGGTGCGCGTTTCTCCTCGGGGCGCTGGCCCTCGTCCTGCCGCTCGCGGCCGGGTCGGCGGTCGCGGCCCGCGCTCCGGAGGGGAAGCCCGGAGCCGTCGGAAAGGTGCGCACCGCGTCCGCGGAAGAGAAGCAGTTCGCCGTGCCGACGCCGCCGTTCACGCCCGGGATCTTCCCCTGCTCCGAGTGCCACAAGGAGATGAAGCCGAACCCGACGCGGCGGGAGTTGAAGGACGAGCACACGAACATCGTCCTGAACCACGCCCAGGGGCAGCGGTGGTGCCTCGACTGCCACGACATCTCGAATCGCGACAAGCTCCACCTTGTGAGCGGGGAGAAGATCGGCTTCGACGAGTCGTATCGCCTGTGCGGCCAGTGCCACGGGGACAAGTACCGCGACTGGAAGGTCGGCGTCCACGGGAAGCGCACGGGGATGTGGAACGGGGAGAAGCAGTACCTTCTGTGCGTCCACTGCCACAACCCGCACGATCCGCGGTTCAAGCCGCTGGCGCCGCTTCCTCCGCCG includes these proteins:
- a CDS encoding ferritin family protein; the encoded protein is MPTPARTAPKNGNAGSALTRALRFEKTGMRYFTSAAQKATDGFAQRVFALLADMERRHYEDIQAIAKKLEEDGKFPVVSAVSSEGRMRLFKREYGRIKKEKTITGDAAAAMRKALGFEAVGREMYTRMSAKSSNRQEKAFFGILASEEQKHFDIVYEYLDFLEDSGLRMRE
- a CDS encoding cytochrome c3 family protein, with amino-acid sequence MKRERSRCAFLLGALALVLPLAAGSAVAARAPEGKPGAVGKVRTASAEEKQFAVPTPPFTPGIFPCSECHKEMKPNPTRRELKDEHTNIVLNHAQGQRWCLDCHDISNRDKLHLVSGEKIGFDESYRLCGQCHGDKYRDWKVGVHGKRTGMWNGEKQYLLCVHCHNPHDPRFKPLAPLPPPTRPENVK